The Mucilaginibacter defluvii genome contains the following window.
AAGTATATCCAGTACCGCAAACGCAAGATATTTTTTGGCAAGCAAACCGCGTCTGACCTGGCCGAGGTATTGAAAAAACACGCCGGAGAAAAATTTTTATACCCCTGCTCAGACGTTGCGGCCGAAGAAACCCAGAAATTTTTGCTGGAGAACGGTTACAACTTTACGCCTGCTGTGCTTTTCCGTACGGTATGCAGTGACCTGTCTGACCTGGCCGAGGTATTTTACGATGTTATCGCGTTCTTCAGCCCGTCAAGCATTCAGTCGCTCTACAAAAACTTCCCTGATTTTAAACAGAATAACACCCGCATTGCAGCATTTGGCGCTACTACCCATAAGGCAGTCTTAGATGCCGGGCTTATTTTAGATATACCTGCTCCAACCCCTGCGGCCCCGTCCATGACGATGGCTATTGAGCAATATTGTAAACAAGTTAATAAATAACGGTTTTTCAACTGTTATTTATTAACTTTTTTGCAACCCTTTCCCCTTTTTTTACGTTAATATCGTACTTACAAGCCCCTATTTGTAAACGTTTGATTTTTAGCACTATAAGCGAAAGCTAAGTAAACCAGGCTACGTCGCTTGGCTGTGAAACTAATTTTTCGCTTTTTTGTTAAAAAGTTAAAACTATATATTCGGGAGTTTGTAAGTGTATGTTACAGACACGATAATCACTATATGAGAAAAATATACTTTTATATATTTATTGCCGGCTCCCTCTTATCTGCCTGTAAAAGCAGCGACCGCGGGGAAGTGACGGGTGTACCACAACGATCGTTCCGTTCTGAGGTTCCCTATAACATGGTATATATACCGGGAGGCTCTTTCCTGATGGGGCAAACAGACCAGGACGTTACTTTTGCACAGATAGCCCAAACAAAACAGGTGACCGTATCACCTTTTTTTATGGATCAAACTGAGATATCAAACACACAGTACAAACAATATGTAAACTGGGTGCGCGATTCTATTGCCATAACCAATTACCTGAACGACCCGAAATACTTTATACAGCCCAAAGGCGCCAACGCAAACAATGCCGCCGCCGGTGGCCGTAAGTTCATCAACTGGGAATACGTTAAAAAAAATCCGATCTGGAATTTCAGGGGTAACAACGCCGGTAATGCCGCCAAGCTTGATGGCATGTATTACCAGGGCGACGACCGCGTGTTTGACCGTAACGAGGTTGACGTACGCCTGCTTAAATACAACTATTCTATTATGGTGCTGCGCGATGCCGCAAACCATAAAAACGACAGGAACGCCAAACGTTCTGACTTTATTTTCCGTGATACGGTAAACGTTTACCCGGATACCCTGGTATGGCTGAGCGATTTTTCATACGCTGCCAATGAGCCGATGGTTGAGGGCTATTTCTCGCACCCGGCCTTCCGTAACTACCCGGTTGTGGGCGTTACCTGGCGCCAGGCCCGTGCCTTTACCGTATGGCGCACCCGTTACAATGATGCTTATAAGGATTCGCGCCGTTTACCGCACCGCCTGCCATACAGCTTGCCAACCGAGGCAGAATTTGAATATGCCGCTCGCGGCGGCCGTATAGGTACTGATTATCCCTGGGGTGGCCCTTATGTTAAAAACGCTAAAGGCTGCCTGATGGCCAACTTTAAGCCTGGTCGTGGTAATTACACCGACGACGGCGGCGCATATACGGTTAACGTCCGCTCTTACTTCCCTAACGATTATGGCTTGTATAATATGGCCGGTAACGTAGCCGAGTGGACGGCTTCAGCTTATGACCCATCTGCATCAACCTTTGTACATGATATGGCTCCTACCTTTAACTACGAAGCCAAATCAACCGATCCTGAATCGCTGAAACGCAAAGTTGTGC
Protein-coding sequences here:
- a CDS encoding uroporphyrinogen-III synthase, which translates into the protein MTLEDRKKRVKSILVTLPKPENDKNPYAELAKKLNLKIDFRSFIHVEGVPAKDFRKEKINLADFTAVIFTSRNSADHFFRICEEMRFEVPVDMKYFCLSETIALYLQKYIQYRKRKIFFGKQTASDLAEVLKKHAGEKFLYPCSDVAAEETQKFLLENGYNFTPAVLFRTVCSDLSDLAEVFYDVIAFFSPSSIQSLYKNFPDFKQNNTRIAAFGATTHKAVLDAGLILDIPAPTPAAPSMTMAIEQYCKQVNK
- a CDS encoding SUMF1/EgtB/PvdO family nonheme iron enzyme → MRKIYFYIFIAGSLLSACKSSDRGEVTGVPQRSFRSEVPYNMVYIPGGSFLMGQTDQDVTFAQIAQTKQVTVSPFFMDQTEISNTQYKQYVNWVRDSIAITNYLNDPKYFIQPKGANANNAAAGGRKFINWEYVKKNPIWNFRGNNAGNAAKLDGMYYQGDDRVFDRNEVDVRLLKYNYSIMVLRDAANHKNDRNAKRSDFIFRDTVNVYPDTLVWLSDFSYAANEPMVEGYFSHPAFRNYPVVGVTWRQARAFTVWRTRYNDAYKDSRRLPHRLPYSLPTEAEFEYAARGGRIGTDYPWGGPYVKNAKGCLMANFKPGRGNYTDDGGAYTVNVRSYFPNDYGLYNMAGNVAEWTASAYDPSASTFVHDMAPTFNYEAKSTDPESLKRKVVRGGSWKDVGYFLQNSTRSYEYQDTAKSYIGFRCVSHFVGRDIRDKR